The Streptomyces durmitorensis genome contains the following window.
TCCTCGTCCTGGAGAACAAGGCTCTCTGCCTCGAGGAATCCGGCGCCTTCATGCACAGCGCAACGCGCACTGTCCCCGCACCCAGCGTGGTCCGCCTCAAGCGGTTCGTCCGGGTCCCTTACAGGGGGCCCGTTCCTCTGACCAGGCGGGCGCTCTTCGCCCGCGACGGCGGTCGGTGTGCGTACTGCGGTGGCGTCGCAACCAGCGTCGACCACGTCATTCCGAAGAGCCGTGGCGGTCAGCACGCCTGGGAGAACGTGGTGGCTTCATGCCGCCGCTGCAACCACACCAAGGCGGACCGCCATCTCCTGGAGCTGGGGTGGCGCCTGCGTCACAAGCCCGCGCCGCCCTCGGGGCTCGCGTGGCGCATCATCGGGACCGGGCACAGGGATCCGCGCTGGCTGCCGTACTTGCAGCCGTTCGGCGCGGATGACGCGATGGCCCGGATCGATGGCATTTCAGCCTAGAAATCGATCCGGGCTCTGTTGTACGCGGCCGCCTGCGCGGGGCCTGTACGTGGCCGTCGGCCGCCGTCACTCCTCGGCGGCCGCGGCCACGGCGTACGCCTCGACCGACCACAGCGAGTAGCCGAACCGCGTGGCCCGCTTGTCGCCCTGCACCCGGATGTAACGAGTGTCACGGGCGTCCATGCGCACCGCCTCGCGGCCGCCCTTGCCGTCCTTCACGGTGGCCGCCGTGCGCCAGGTCTTCCCGTCGGCGGAGGTCTGCACGCGGTAGCCCGCCGCGTACGCGTCCTGCCAGCGCAGGACCACCTGGCCGAGCCTGACCGGCTCGTCGAGCTCCAGCTGCCACCAGGCGCCGTCCTCGGCCGGTGAGGACCAGCGGGTCGTGGGGTCGCCGTCATTGGCGCCGGACGCCGGGAAGTCCTTCGTCTCGTCGCCCGACGAGGAGGCCTTCGCGCCGCGTGCCAGGTCGCGCCCTTCGGTGCGCGGGTAGGCGCGCACCGAGACCGTCCGGGTCTGGCCGTCGAAGGTGACCGGGATCTCGTACGTCCCCGAGCGCGTGCCCGCCGGGACCGTGACGTCGACCGGGACGTCCACCTGCGTGCCGCGCGGCAGCGTGGACTTCTGAGGGGTGCGTACCTCGATGCCCTTGGGGGCCTTCGCCGTGACCTTGCCCTCCACGTCGCCGGGGCGCAGGGACGTCAGCTTCGCCGTGACCCGCTGCGGGCCGCCGCCGATCTCCACGTCGGCCTCGGTGCGGCCCAGCGAGAAGCGGGCGTCGGGGGAGTCGGCGTACCAGGGGACGACGTGGCGGACGGTGCCCTCGATGACCGTGACGCGGACGGCGTCGGCGCGCGGGGCGGTGTCCTTGGACTCGGCGGACTCGGCGGGCTTGGCCTCGGTGAAGCCCGTGCCGGACAGGGCGGCGATGCGGCGCCAGCCCTCGCCCGGGACGTGGGCCTCGATGCTGCCCTTCGTGCCGGGGTCGGTCAGGGCCGTCACCGCCGTGAGGGGGCGGGCGCGGGGGACGCGGACCGTCGCGCGGTCCGACGCCTGCTCGCTGTCGAGCCCCGCCCACGTGCCGTACGCCTTCTGCGACCGCGTCAGGAAGGGCGCGAGGACGCCCTTGCCGACGGTCACCCTGCTCGCCTTCAGGTCCTTCTGGAGCCCGGTCAGGGTGCGCGACGCGCGCCAGGCGGCCGCGCCGTCGCCGGTGGACTGCGCGCGCAGCATGTCGACCGCCGTCTCGCCGGCCTCCCCATAGCGCGCCAACTGCTGCACCCAGGGACGCACCTCGGTGTCGAGGTCGCTGTCGGCGAGCCGCCGCGGCGCCTCCTTCATGACGGTGAAGGCATCCCGCAGGGCCTGTGCGGACTTCTCGATGCGGGCGCCGTCCGTCGTCGTGCGCGCGCGCCAGAAGTCGTCCATGAGCGGGCGCAGGTACGCCGATTCGTCGGCGCCGAGCACGGAGGACGCGTCATTGCCCGCGAGGGCACGCAGGGCGCCGCGCGCCTTCGCGTCGCCGCTCGAGAGGTCGTCGATCGCGGCGAGCCAGGACTCGTGCGGGCGGTAGGCGCGGGGGTTCCAGGCGTAGTCGGCGGCCGTGAACAGGGGGATGCGGGAGGCCGATGGCTGCTCCATGGCGTTGCCGAGCAGCGCCGCCGAGCCGGTGGCCACGGCGGGCTCACGGCCGGTGTAGGGGCCGAGGAAGATACGGTCCTGCGCGAAGTCGTTGACGGGGTAGTTGTCCATCGTCACCAGCGGATGCGAGCCGAACGCCTTGCGGGCGCCCGCCAGTTCACGCCCGGTGATGGTCTTGGGGACCACGCCCACGCCGGTCCACGCCACCTCGATGCCCTCGTCGAGGCGGTCCGCGATGGCGTCGCGGTACTCGGTGGAGCCGTCCTGGTAGTACTCCGTGGGCATCAGCGAGAGCGGCTTCGCGCCGGGGTGGCGCTCGGCCAGGTGCGCCGATACGGCGTTGGCGACGCGGGACTGCGCCTTCGCGGCGGCGTCGGGCCCCGAACCGAAGGCGTCGGCGTCCGCGTCGCAGTGCCACTCGCTGTAGCTGACGTCCTGGAACTGCAGCTGGAAGGCGCGCACGCCCAGGGCCCACATCGCGTCGATCTTGCGGTTCAGGGCCTTGATGTCCTTGTCGGACGACATGCACATGGCCTGGCCGGGGGCGACGGCCCAGGCGAGCGTCACGTGGTTCTGCTTGGCCCGCTCGGCTAGGGCGCGGAAGTCGGCGCGCTGCTCCGCGGGGTACGGCTCGCGCCAGCGTGCCTGGCGGTAGAGGTCGTCGCCGGGGGCGTAGAGATAGC
Protein-coding sequences here:
- a CDS encoding HNH endonuclease, translating into MPHVLVLNASYEPLGVVPLRRALVLVLENKALCLEESGAFMHSATRTVPAPSVVRLKRFVRVPYRGPVPLTRRALFARDGGRCAYCGGVATSVDHVIPKSRGGQHAWENVVASCRRCNHTKADRHLLELGWRLRHKPAPPSGLAWRIIGTGHRDPRWLPYLQPFGADDAMARIDGISA
- a CDS encoding beta-N-acetylglucosaminidase domain-containing protein — encoded protein: MQLRRRKGAAAIAVAVIAGALTGAPGAIAAPGLPGKPGTPATSPDDDRESDGTLPPVWPRPQSMTTAGTQVTVTDEVVLATGRDPDPYAMDALRALLRDAGAREITEVKDGDPLPAGGGRLVVRADGTGADQALRTLGARARGDLPSGGYRLAVGRIGGQDTIALAGAGEDGLFHGVQTLRQLVTKGSARSTVPGVQIRDWPGTAVRGMTEGFYGTPWTREQRLDQLDFMGRTKQNRYLYAPGDDLYRQARWREPYPAEQRADFRALAERAKQNHVTLAWAVAPGQAMCMSSDKDIKALNRKIDAMWALGVRAFQLQFQDVSYSEWHCDADADAFGSGPDAAAKAQSRVANAVSAHLAERHPGAKPLSLMPTEYYQDGSTEYRDAIADRLDEGIEVAWTGVGVVPKTITGRELAGARKAFGSHPLVTMDNYPVNDFAQDRIFLGPYTGREPAVATGSAALLGNAMEQPSASRIPLFTAADYAWNPRAYRPHESWLAAIDDLSSGDAKARGALRALAGNDASSVLGADESAYLRPLMDDFWRARTTTDGARIEKSAQALRDAFTVMKEAPRRLADSDLDTEVRPWVQQLARYGEAGETAVDMLRAQSTGDGAAAWRASRTLTGLQKDLKASRVTVGKGVLAPFLTRSQKAYGTWAGLDSEQASDRATVRVPRARPLTAVTALTDPGTKGSIEAHVPGEGWRRIAALSGTGFTEAKPAESAESKDTAPRADAVRVTVIEGTVRHVVPWYADSPDARFSLGRTEADVEIGGGPQRVTAKLTSLRPGDVEGKVTAKAPKGIEVRTPQKSTLPRGTQVDVPVDVTVPAGTRSGTYEIPVTFDGQTRTVSVRAYPRTEGRDLARGAKASSSGDETKDFPASGANDGDPTTRWSSPAEDGAWWQLELDEPVRLGQVVLRWQDAYAAGYRVQTSADGKTWRTAATVKDGKGGREAVRMDARDTRYIRVQGDKRATRFGYSLWSVEAYAVAAAAEE